The Arachis hypogaea cultivar Tifrunner chromosome 16, arahy.Tifrunner.gnm2.J5K5, whole genome shotgun sequence genome contains a region encoding:
- the LOC112756976 gene encoding uncharacterized mitochondrial protein AtMg00860-like has translation MAPPELEELKKQLKDLLDAGFICPSKEPYGAPILFQKKHDENNLYVKKEKCSFARDKVHFLGHTIKDGTLCMDQEKVKAIKEWEPPKKVSELRSFLGLADYYRRFIKEYSTKAAPLTDLLKKNHSWEWSKECQKTFDELKAAITEGPVLALPNYSKVFEVHTDASDYAIGVVLM, from the exons ATGGCACCGCCAGAACTTGAGGAGTTGAAGAAGCAACTGAAGGATTTGCTAGATGCTGGGTTCATCTGTCCATCGAAGGAACCTTATGGCGCACCAATCTTGTTCCAAAAGAAGCATGATG AGAATAACCTATATGTGAAGAAGGAAAAGTGTTCCTTTGCAAGGGACAAAGTCCACTTCTTGGGACATACCATTAAAGATGGAACTCTCTGCATGGATCAAGAAAAGGTGAAGGCTATCAAAGAATGGGAGCCGCCAAAAAAAGTATCTGAATTAAGGTCATTTCTTGGGTTGGCTGATTACTATCGGAGGTTTATCAAGGAATACTCCACCAAGGCTGCACCATTAACTGATCTTCTCAAGAAGAATCACTCTTGGGAAtggtcaaaggagtgtcaaaagacCTTTGATGAGTTGAAGGCTGCTATCACAGAAGGACCAGTACTAGCACTGCCCAACTACTCGAAGGTGTTTGAAGTCCACACTGATGCTTCTGACTATGCTATTGGAGTGGTTCTGATGTAA